One Coffea eugenioides isolate CCC68of chromosome 2, Ceug_1.0, whole genome shotgun sequence genomic window, CCTTAATATCACTATAATAATTAATAGAATTAATCTTTTCCACGCTATTAGTGTATACACTGATGGATTTACATGCATTctatataattttaatttgaatttgaatatcaaattttatatatgtgaTGTATATCTAAATCCTAATATATACGCTATTAGGGTTTGTTTAATTCGTGAAATGATACAAAATTAAATTACAAAACCTGTATCATTCCatattttggttgtttttaaTGCACGAAATGATACATCCCACTTAACCGAATTAATCCTCCATTTTGATTCTTTCCTCAGCCCAAACTTATTTTTCTTCACTTTCCTTCATCTTTCCTTGCAACCAAGCACTATCGAATTGAAAGTGACATTAACTGGATACGTCTACTAAATTAACCCAATTAAAACCATGGCAGGATAATCAAAGGCGGCCTAGGAAGATCACATTTATAAAACAACAAGCTGAAAATCCAAGAAGCTGAGGTAAATTGATGTTGCTTTTCGTGTCCTTAATTATTGGCTTGGCGTGTCGTCAGCGATGAGATCGAAGTTTTTATCATGTCCTGGACTCACTGCTTGTTATCGATATAATCAATAATCCTGTAGTAACCCTTGTCTTCAAATGTGTGCTTCCACTGGATAGGCTAATCtacttttttcttcatttcatttcaatgatAAACGAATTCTTCTCCTCTAATAATTAAGCCCTCTGAAGAAAACTAAACTCTAATATTTGTCAGTTGTGACAATGGAAAGCAATGCTCCACCATGCACGGCGGGATCAGTGAATCTTCCAACAGAAATCATCATTGAAATACTCTGCAGACTTCCTGCGAAGTCACTGATACGCTTCAGGTGCGTTTCTAAATCATGGTGTTCACTAATTATTGACTCCAACTTCATCAAGAAACACCTCAGCCAAGCCAGAAATCCCTCCAACCTGAACCTGAAAAGGGCTATGGTGTACAGTAGCTCGAGTATTCATACAGTTTGgtcttttcctcttttgtctTTCCCCAGTCATTCCATCAAGGATGCGCTCAAGCTTTATCCCTTAGGGAAAAGGGCTGGCAGAATAGCATTTGTGGAAGTTTGTAATGGCTTATTTTGCATTTGGATGGAGGGAGAATTGTTCTTGTGGAATCCATCCCTAAGACTGCACAAAAGACTTCAATCACCAGTCATTGATACTCCACACGAAATTGGTGCCAATTCTTTTGTTGGAGTTGCTGTTTGTGCATTTGGTTATGATCCGCACACTGATGATTATAAACTGGTAAGAATTATAAAGTTTTCAGGGCGCGGACCTGTAAGAACAGAAACAAAAATTTATTCACTGAAATCAGATTCTTGGAGAAAAATTCAGGAATGCCCTTATCCTTTTTATGCCAAATCTGATGGGAAGTTCGCGAATGGATCAATTTATTGGTTGATTGACAGTGGTGAAGATACAAGTCAAGCTTCTAAAATCATCTCTTTTGAACTGTCAACAGAAACTTATGGTGAGCTACCACTTCCTGATGACCATCCAAGTAGGCCTGAGATTCACgagtttggattagctgttttggGAGGAATGCTTTCCTTGTATTGCAATTATATTACAAGCCATTTTGTTTTGTGgggaatgaaggatgcaaatggTCCTCAGAAATGTTGGGAAAAAATGGTTGGGATTCAGTATCAAGATGTCCCTCTACAGCCACATTCCTCAAGGGCTTGTTATTACATCGTCCCAAGGTACTTGTTTGAGAACGGGGAAGTTTTGCTGGAGGCAAAAGAGGATGATTTGAAAGGAGTTTTAGGACTATATACAGAGAAATCTTTGGGAGTTGAGACCAAAATTAGCAGTGGGATTTCTTATGTCCGCGAAGTCCATGTCTATGAGGAGACTTTAGTTTCACCCTGTCTAAGAAATGGAGCTTAGAGGCAATTGAATTCCAATATCAAAACGGCATTCTGTTGTTTAAGGACCTTGCATTCACAGTTTGATTAAGCAATAAATTTTGTTTACTATGAGTATATATTCTACATTTCTGCTTCGTCAATTTATAGTTTCTGCGCTGTAGAAACTAGGAACCGAGTGTAATGGCTATTGTTATGAATTTACAGTTTATCGGGATTATAGTGATTTGAGGCTTTTCTCGCACTTAATAGTGTATTATCagacatgattttttttttttttaaatttttccatttttgtggTTGAAGATTCATTACAGCAACTGTGAAATTGGATGATTAGAGAAGGATATACGGTTTGAATTTTCTTGTCATATCATTCGTCATTCGAAAATGTATTCAACTTTTTGTCACTTATTTTGTTCTAAAACAAACTGATATCGTATAATGATACCTTTTCTTGGGCaaatattaaacttttcatCGATCATTCAGAAGTCTTTACAGCGAGATATACATCTTTTCCTCATATCAAAGTACACCAACTTTGTACACTCACATCAAAACTGCTGAAAGGAAAGCAAATTGTCATAGCTTAatggcttcttttttttttgggacaaatgttcttctctctttttgaaAGAGaagtttgtttttgttttttatgaATGGgtaaaaaaaccaaaaaaaaaaaccccctaTGATAAATTTAATATACAAAAAAGCCCCCCATAATTTCAAAAAGTACAACATAACATTTCATGatttgaactaaattataagGTGACAGAATCCATTAAACTTAAcagaaatgacttattggaacctaaaaaaaaatttttatatctaatttttaacaaatatacctgttctaccccttaaccctcaattctctctatctagagaataaaacaaataatttttttgagctgtcttttgcttaattatatcaggaCGTTTTGATCATTTCATCTATTTCCATTAAATTTAACGGATTTTatcacttttacaatttagttcaaaatatgggATGTCATATTGTACGTTTTGAAagtagggttttttttttttttttttttttttttttaccctttaTGAATCTACGTTGCGTAAGGGGTTGTTACTATAGGCGATTGGGTATTGTAAATAGAATAGTCAAGCAAAACCAAATAATGAAAGGAGTAATAATATATATCACCAGCAAATGTATCACCCAAATATCACCTTCCACTTGGATGGCTGATACGAAATGCCACCTAAAATCCTTCCTAATCATATGATTGATTTGGAATATATACACTAATGGAGTAACAAGTTCAAATCGAAAGAAAGTACTATTAGGTTACAAAGTTCAAATCAAAAGAAAGCACTATTATTTCACATTCGATGATAAATAATAAGTGAGTAAAAAGGCAAACTCCTGTTCTATCATGTGTTAATTGTAGTTGTTTCGTATTTTCTGATTTGGAATTTCGAATTATCAAGATTGCTTTTCATTGTGAGAAATCCGTCTCTAGAACTCATTAGCCTTTTAAAGAATCTTCCAAACCATGAGTTCAATGAGAGAGGAAGCGTCTCATTAGTGgcaagagaaattcatgaataCATAAATATAAacgaaaatttttacattttcttgtATACTGCACGCCACGTTACAACTTTCACATTTGTATGCAGGTTTAGTCCGGAGTCTTTAAATCAAAAGCCCTTTTTCGTACTCGtcttttttcatttatcaaaatttAGTACAACAACTTGGTGAAGGCTTATTCTTCTTTGCGAATTTATCACGTATCTTGTACAGAAAGGAGCGGCCAAGTAAGGCTCTAGGATTAGTTTAATGGCTTGATCTGCATTTTGATTATTGGAAAGTTGTTCTTGTGGAATCCATCCATAACAAAATCTgctcattttttattttctggCAAGGAActacatatatatttttatttcaaaaacttaCATAGATTCTCAGGCCAACTGGCCTACATTATTGTGTACCTCTGCAATGGTCTACAGGAAGAAAGTTATGCCACATATCCTCAACATCTAAAGTTAGAACATTTGTGCAATCCAAAGGAATTCTACTACCACCGAGTGGTAATATTGGCACTTCGTTTTTCGGATTCACTCTGCATTTGGTTACCATTTACGCTGTTGAAGATTGTAAGGTGGTGAGAATTCTAAAGTTTCTAAGACGGAGATGAAGGATACCTCCAAAAGCCTCCCCAGTAGACTGCAGCCCCATACACACACCAAATAACGGTACCCTTTGTCCCAGTTCCAATACTGTTTGCAACAATATTCCTGAATCTTGAGGTGCTCCTATAATTGCATTTAAAGCAATAACAACAAAAAGATTAGCAATAATTATGACAGAGAAGTTTCACtagagaaaaaaacaaaaaaggttccaaccaaaaagaaaaagggttagTCTCGCCAGGTCCTGGAGATAACAAAATCCTCCTTGCATTTTTCCTATAAAAatcataaacaaaataaaaagaattacttggccttttctaactttaacaATTGATGGGACgtgcagaatttttgcaaaCAATGACCTCACCAAGAATAACCTTTCTGCTTGAAATAATGCAACTACAGAGCCAGATTGAATATAAACATGCATGAAATGGGGGACTATTTGGTCATTACACAAAAACTTGCTGAAGTACAAGGACCATGACTTTTCCCTAAAAAAAGGGAACTCAGTAGACAAAAGCTGATTTTACGATAGACTAAAACGTTGTGTATCCAATTTCTAGTAGAACTCTCGTGCAAGTTCAGGATTAAAGAACACCTCGTACGTCATAGCATTACAAGCAAGGTGGTTGCACGATACATGATGAGTGCttattttgcatgtttttatGTAGTTGACTCTTCGAATAGAAATTATAATGGAAACAATATCTAGACTTCCTGTTAAGTCACTCATCCATATCAGGTACCTGTCTAAATCATGGTGCTACTTAATTATGGATCCCATTTTCATCAAGAAGTACCTCAATCAAGCTACAAGAGGAAATCAACATGAACATCaaaagaaataatcatatgcagaTCCTCGAGTGTTCATAAAGTTTTTCCGTTCCCTCTTTCTTCTCTGTCAAGTTATCTTATCAAGACTCGAGGATAGACTGAGGGTTTTATCATATCAAGTGAGGTTCTGGAATCCATCCACGAGAAAATCCAAATTACTTCTtctattttccctttttcttttgtataaGGAGAGGATAATTTTATTTCATCGACTTGAAAATTTCTTAGGCCAAATGGCCAACAATATTCTTGTGCCAATGTAATGATCCATTAGGAGAAAAGTTCTCCCACACAAccccaaaatccaaaagagtTCTCTCATATTGCCACCAAGCCTTCATTATTTAGACTTACTGTCTCTGCATTTGGTTACAATTCATCTAATGATGATTACAAAGTGTTGAGAAATCAAGCTTGGAGGACGGAGACTAAGAACTGCAAAGGAAATTTGGgaagattattattattattattggcTCAAATCCTCTCCTTTCTCTTTTCCCCTTACCTCTCCCCTCTTTGCCTTGTAGGCTTGAGGTGGGGTTTTTTGGTCCCCTTGTCTTTTTAGCAAGAAAATGCCAACGTTAATTTACCCACAGCTGGGAGTGTTTGGTTATAAAATCTTGCATTTCAGGACCATTTTGTAGTTTTGCCAAACTTAAAGGTCTAACTTGCTTAATCCATTAATAGGTAGGGTGTCTAATAGATACTCATTAAAAAAGGTtttggtggttttttttttttttttcttgggtgGTGTCGTCCATTTTTCCTTCTGGGCTGTTGATTATTAATGTGGAATTTGTACATTAATGATCATGAGATGTTTTGTGGATTTTTATGGACTTCTGCTGATGTGGGGTTTTGTTATCTTGATGATCATGCGTTCGTATAAGTAGAAAAGAGATAAGAGTTTATGCTAATGTATATGtctcttcttttgttttgtggTCGATCCTATCTTTTTTGGTATCTGAATATGGCTATTGCTATTTGCATGAATTGGCTTTTGCATGAGCAAAACCAAATTATCAAGAGCATGGGAATATTAGCAGATAGAAATAGGACTTAAAATAACAAATATTGATATTGGTGTTTAAAGATGATTAATTCTCTCTAATTGCAGAATTGATGAAAAATTACAGAGAATTAGCAATAGAAGTCGTGTGAACGccacatgcactttattttgCAAATAGTACTAGTTCGATTAATCCTTATCTTTAGGATCAAACTAATGTGGTTCTGACaatattctaaaaaaaaaaaagcaaaccAATGTAGGACTATTAACCACATTTCACTTGAAGCTAAATGTGAGAACGGGGAATATTTGCCTTTTTATCCGCAAGTTCCATTTGTTTTCTTACCAAGATAGGACAATTAACTGCATTTTACCACATTCCTCTCTCCTATTAGATGCAACAAAGACATGACATGATGCAAGTGCATTTCAGATGACTTTCATTCTTAGATCGAGGATAGCGAGGAGCGAACTAGCTGTTATTGTCTTAGCATCTCGACCAAACTTCTACTTAACAATAATTAGTTGGTTGGCAAGTCAAATTAACGAGTTAATTGATAAGTGAGTTGTCTCGAATTTCCTCTATATATTCCAATGAATTTATTCTTGAATGATGTACTCAACTATGAATGAGTTCTGTATGCATCAAGATGATTAAGAAAGAGTATAAATGAACCAATGAATTATCCTAGACTCCAAGTGCTTCTTTTTACTTCTTGGCCTAATATCCAagagaaatttctaattttgtgatgaattttaaaaaaattctacaaaaggggtgattttgaTTGGGTATTCCGTAgggggggtcttcgcattttGCGAATGCGAGCTCTGCTGAGCTCGCATTCGCAAAATGCGAGCTCTGcttattgagctcgcattccacgaatgcgagctcaatagaGCTCACcctgatattttttttttttgggctctcattaaattttttccagaaaatagtaagagctaaataaaatttttcaaatagctcgcatttgataaatttgacctccaaaaattgtatttaatttttttgttagatttcggatttataagtatgactttcagaaaattaaattcaaacttgctagaaaaaaaatttaaaatgaaatttacgagcTCCCACCAAAATGTATCTTTTTCAGAAAATGTTGTTTGTTTTGTAGAATTTGCCTTTACTAAAATGCTGTCGGTAgtaaaatcttattttaaaaGCTCTACCAAAATCTTATATTTCGGAGAAATGTTAAAGAAATGTTATTTAAAATCTGTAATTAGCAgaggaataaatttttttattttaaaacttgcacgtgcctaaagtcatcaaatatgtgttctaaaaaaaatcatatttcttttatattaaaaaaaattggtaattgtacggttgaaaatacgttattttattataatacatttaaatggtggaaaaagtacacatgcatagttctttctatttcatatatcaatgaaaaaatagaatgaaattgttaacatgTAAGGTATCGACtatattttatgaataaaatactaactttttttccttttttatcaaataaattttttttatcaaattctaattttcctttgtTATTAATGAATCGTATTTATTTGTTGACACCGACGAATTTTAGTTATAAGAATCTAATAGTTAATAGTCATTAATATCTGTTACAATTTCAActgtaattttagaaatttcataacgcaatgttatttaaaaaaattatataagttatttttatgaagtgcatgttatttattttctttgttttgctgttcGACAATTCCGAAATCTTTGTTTTGATGTTCGGCAGCTATGTTTCGATATTGCGTTCTGCTTCTCCCACTcacttttgtcttttttttttttcgaaatgggTCTTGGC contains:
- the LOC113757754 gene encoding F-box/kelch-repeat protein At3g23880-like, with amino-acid sequence MESNAPPCTAGSVNLPTEIIIEILCRLPAKSLIRFRCVSKSWCSLIIDSNFIKKHLSQARNPSNLNLKRAMVYSSSSIHTVWSFPLLSFPSHSIKDALKLYPLGKRAGRIAFVEVCNGLFCIWMEGELFLWNPSLRLHKRLQSPVIDTPHEIGANSFVGVAVCAFGYDPHTDDYKLVRIIKFSGRGPVRTETKIYSLKSDSWRKIQECPYPFYAKSDGKFANGSIYWLIDSGEDTSQASKIISFELSTETYGELPLPDDHPSRPEIHEFGLAVLGGMLSLYCNYITSHFVLWGMKDANGPQKCWEKMVGIQYQDVPLQPHSSRACYYIVPRYLFENGEVLLEAKEDDLKGVLGLYTEKSLGVETKISSGISYVREVHVYEETLVSPCLRNGA